From a single Notolabrus celidotus isolate fNotCel1 chromosome 7, fNotCel1.pri, whole genome shotgun sequence genomic region:
- the tab1 gene encoding TGF-beta-activated kinase 1 and MAP3K7-binding protein 1 isoform X1: MAAQRRNLMQSHQSWTDDLPLCQMCGVGSAPNCVYGPDGKGTQSHTNEDGHLRFRGEDGCFLYGVFNGYDGSRVASFASQCLTAELLLGQLNSSHTDNDVRRILTQAFDVVEKSYFETIDDALAEKAHLSNYLLPHNENVSFHHSSQSQKVQERLKELEQEVSGGATAVVALILNNKLYIANVGTNRALLCKSSSDGQNQVLQIGRPHSTDNEDELQRLAALGVDSSRVKQAGQIAGQSSTRRLGDYRVKFNYNEIDLLSAAKTRPIIPEPEIHGSQSLDSVTGFLLLMSEGLINALESAHGADQANQDIVAMVAAELAQQTSLEAAAQSVVERVKRLHHDVYVSGRQRATYCSRHEDMTLLIRTLNYPLADGALTPTQGGRIYPVSVPYSNSQSTSKTSVTLSLVMPSQSTLTNGTNTASTLEEGTPTPGSQSPTATLQSTNTQTQSSSSSSGDGSLFRQRGSQAAQPDETGRVPPYVDFSQFYRLWGSDHNDGQSTQGGLGPQ, from the exons CATCAGAGCTGGACCGATGACCTCCCCCTGTGTCAGATGTGCGGGGTCGGCTCAGCACCGAACTGTGTGTACGGTCCTGATGGGAAAGGAACTCAGAGCCACACTAATGAGGACGGACACCTCCGGTTCAG AGGCGAGGATGGCTGCTTCCTGTACGGGGTGTTTAACGGGTATGACGGCAGCAGAGTAGCCAGCTTCGCCTCCCAGTGTCTGACAGCTGAGCTGTTACTGGGACAGCTCAACTCCAGTCACACAGACAATGACGTCCGCAGGATCCTCACACAG GCCTTCGACGTGGTGGAGAAAAGCTACTTTGAGACAATCGACGACGCTCTGGCTGAGAAAGCTCACTTGTCCAACTACCTCCTCCCACATAATGag AACGTGTCATTCCACCACTCCTCTCAGAGTCAGAAGGTGCAGGAGCGTCTGAaggagctggagcaggaggTTTCGGGAGGAGCAACGGCGGTGGTGGCGCTCATCCTCAACAACAAGCTGTACATCGCCAACGTCG GTACCAACCGGGCCCTGCTCTGCAAGTCCAGCAGTGATGGACAGAACCAGGTCCTCCAGATCGGCCGACCTCACAGCACCGACAATGAAGACGAGCTGCAGAGACTGGCTGCACTGG GCGTGGATTCATCCAGAGTGAAGCAGGCGGGGCAGATCGCTGGGCAGAGCAGCACCAGGAGGCTCGGGGACTACCGAGTCAAGTTCAACTACAATGAAATCGACTTACTCAG cGCGGCCAAGACAAGGCCGATCATCCCGGAGCCGGAGATTCATGGCAGCCAGTCTTTGGACAGCGTGACAGGCTTCTTGTTGCTGATGTCAGAAGGTCTCATCAATGCCCTTGAGTCTGCCCACGGAGCCGATCAGGCCAATCAG GACATTGTTGCCATGGTAGCAGCAGAGTTGGCCCAGCAGACCAGTCTTGAAGCAGCGGCTCAGTCCGTGGTGGAGCGCGTCAAACGGCTGCACCACGACGTGTACGTGTCGGGCCGTCAGAGGGCGACTTACTGCTCCCGACACGAGGACATGACCCTGCTCATCCGCACGCTCAACTACCCGCTGGCCGACGGAGCGCTGACGCCCACTCAGG GAGGGCGTATCTACCCGGTGTCAGTGCCCTACTCAAACAGCCAGAGCACCAGTAAAACCAGCGTCACCCTCTCCCTGGTCATGCCCTCTCAAAGCACCCTCACCAACGGGACCAACACGGCCTCCACGCTGGAGGAAGGAACCCCCACACCGGG CAGTCAGAGCCCCACAGCCACCCTCCAGTCCACCAACACGCAGACGcagagctccagctccagctcggGGGACGGGAGCCTCTTCCGCCAGAGGGGAAGTCAAGCGGCTCAGCCCGACGAGACGGGCCGGGTCCCGCCTTACGTGGACTTCAGTCAGTTTTACCGCCTGTGGGGGAGTGACCACAATGACGGCCAGAGCACGCAGGGGGGACTGGGACCAcagtga
- the tab1 gene encoding TGF-beta-activated kinase 1 and MAP3K7-binding protein 1 isoform X2 has translation MAAQRRNLMQSHQSWTDDLPLCQMCGVGSAPNCVYGPDGKGTQSHTNEDGHLRFRGEDGCFLYGVFNGYDGSRVASFASQCLTAELLLGQLNSSHTDNDVRRILTQAFDVVEKSYFETIDDALAEKAHLSNYLLPHNENVSFHHSSQSQKVQERLKELEQEVSGGATAVVALILNNKLYIANVGTNRALLCKSSSDGQNQVLQIGRPHSTDNEDELQRLAALGVDSSRVKQAGQIAGQSSTRRLGDYRVKFNYNEIDLLSAAKTRPIIPEPEIHGSQSLDSVTGFLLLMSEGLINALESAHGADQANQDIVAMVAAELAQQTSLEAAAQSVVERVKRLHHDVYVSGRQRATYCSRHEDMTLLIRTLNYPLADGALTPTQGGRIYPVSVPYSNSQSTSKTSVTLSLVMPSQSTLTNGTNTASTLEEGTPTPGQSPTATLQSTNTQTQSSSSSSGDGSLFRQRGSQAAQPDETGRVPPYVDFSQFYRLWGSDHNDGQSTQGGLGPQ, from the exons CATCAGAGCTGGACCGATGACCTCCCCCTGTGTCAGATGTGCGGGGTCGGCTCAGCACCGAACTGTGTGTACGGTCCTGATGGGAAAGGAACTCAGAGCCACACTAATGAGGACGGACACCTCCGGTTCAG AGGCGAGGATGGCTGCTTCCTGTACGGGGTGTTTAACGGGTATGACGGCAGCAGAGTAGCCAGCTTCGCCTCCCAGTGTCTGACAGCTGAGCTGTTACTGGGACAGCTCAACTCCAGTCACACAGACAATGACGTCCGCAGGATCCTCACACAG GCCTTCGACGTGGTGGAGAAAAGCTACTTTGAGACAATCGACGACGCTCTGGCTGAGAAAGCTCACTTGTCCAACTACCTCCTCCCACATAATGag AACGTGTCATTCCACCACTCCTCTCAGAGTCAGAAGGTGCAGGAGCGTCTGAaggagctggagcaggaggTTTCGGGAGGAGCAACGGCGGTGGTGGCGCTCATCCTCAACAACAAGCTGTACATCGCCAACGTCG GTACCAACCGGGCCCTGCTCTGCAAGTCCAGCAGTGATGGACAGAACCAGGTCCTCCAGATCGGCCGACCTCACAGCACCGACAATGAAGACGAGCTGCAGAGACTGGCTGCACTGG GCGTGGATTCATCCAGAGTGAAGCAGGCGGGGCAGATCGCTGGGCAGAGCAGCACCAGGAGGCTCGGGGACTACCGAGTCAAGTTCAACTACAATGAAATCGACTTACTCAG cGCGGCCAAGACAAGGCCGATCATCCCGGAGCCGGAGATTCATGGCAGCCAGTCTTTGGACAGCGTGACAGGCTTCTTGTTGCTGATGTCAGAAGGTCTCATCAATGCCCTTGAGTCTGCCCACGGAGCCGATCAGGCCAATCAG GACATTGTTGCCATGGTAGCAGCAGAGTTGGCCCAGCAGACCAGTCTTGAAGCAGCGGCTCAGTCCGTGGTGGAGCGCGTCAAACGGCTGCACCACGACGTGTACGTGTCGGGCCGTCAGAGGGCGACTTACTGCTCCCGACACGAGGACATGACCCTGCTCATCCGCACGCTCAACTACCCGCTGGCCGACGGAGCGCTGACGCCCACTCAGG GAGGGCGTATCTACCCGGTGTCAGTGCCCTACTCAAACAGCCAGAGCACCAGTAAAACCAGCGTCACCCTCTCCCTGGTCATGCCCTCTCAAAGCACCCTCACCAACGGGACCAACACGGCCTCCACGCTGGAGGAAGGAACCCCCACACCGGG TCAGAGCCCCACAGCCACCCTCCAGTCCACCAACACGCAGACGcagagctccagctccagctcggGGGACGGGAGCCTCTTCCGCCAGAGGGGAAGTCAAGCGGCTCAGCCCGACGAGACGGGCCGGGTCCCGCCTTACGTGGACTTCAGTCAGTTTTACCGCCTGTGGGGGAGTGACCACAATGACGGCCAGAGCACGCAGGGGGGACTGGGACCAcagtga